A DNA window from Daucus carota subsp. sativus chromosome 3, DH1 v3.0, whole genome shotgun sequence contains the following coding sequences:
- the LOC108210736 gene encoding gibberellin-regulated protein 6 gives MAMPTKFLAFLLFALFAISMLQTMVEASSEYHLDSNRYGPNSLKISQCPNQCTRRCSRTQYHKPCMFFCQKCCRKCLCVPPGFYGNKAVCPCYNNWKTQQGGPKCP, from the exons ATGGCTATGCCTACCAAGTTCCTTGCTTTCTTGCTTTTTGCACTCTTTGCCATCTCCATGCTTCAAACTATG GTTGAGGCGTCATCAGAGTATCACTTGGACAGT AATAGATATGGACCCAACAGCTTGAAGATCTCCC AGTGCCCAAATCAATGCACAAGGAGGTGCAGCAGGACACAGTACCACAAACCATGCATGTTCTTCTGCCAGAAGTGCTGCAGGAAGTGCCTCTGTGTCCCCCCTGGTTTCTATGGTAACAAAGCTGTGTGCCCTtgctacaacaactggaagaccCAGCAGGGAGGACCAAAATGCCCTTGA